The genomic interval TCTTCGCTTGCTCCCAGCCGGTCGATCTGCCCCGCGAGGCGCTCGGCGATCAGGAGTGAGGACCCCGTTGCCGTCACCATTTGCGGCAGCGACAGCCATTCGAGCATCCAGCCCGCGCCCGAACGTTCCTGTTCGTGAACGAGAGACTGGTGCAATGCCGAAATCTGCACGGCGTTGAAGCGTGCCAGCGTCACCAGCGTTTCCGCATTGACCGGGTTCTGCTTGTGCGGCATCGCCGAGGAACCACCCCCGCCGCTCATGCGAATTTCGGCGCCGACTTCGGCCAGAAGCGCGATATCCTGCCCGAACTTGCCAAGCGTGCCGGTGACGAGCGACAGCAGATTGGCAAGCTCGGCGATACCGTCGCGCTGGCTGTGCCACTGCGGCCTGTCAGAAAGGCCGAGGCGCTTTGCGAGATCGGCGCGGACAGTGCCGGCATTGTCGCCGAGCTTTTCCAGCGTGCCGGCCGCGCCGCCGAACTGGACGGCAAAACCGTGCTGCAAAAACGTGTCGATCCGAACCAGATGCCGTTCCAGCGGATCGATCCAGCTTGCCACCCTGTCGCCGACCGTGATGGCGATGGCGGCCTGCATGCGGGTATATCCCGTCAGCGGGTTGCTGCCATCGCGGGCCGCAATATCACCCAGCGTATCGATGAGGCGGCCGAGCCGTGCCGCGATGATTTCCGCTGCCGCCTTCAGCCGGAGCATCAGGCTGGTATCGATGACATCCTGGCTGGTGGCGCCGAAATGCAGCTTTTCCGCCGCAGTACCGGCAACCGCCGCCCGCATCTGCCGGACAAGTTCCGGCACCACAACGCCGTCCTTGGCGACGCCATGCCGAAGCGCGGTGGTATCGGCGGCAAAATCGGAAAGGCGGGAGACGATCGCATCCGCCGCATCCGCTTCAATGACGCCCGCCCCGGCTTGCGCCTGCGCCAGCGCCGTCTCGAAACGGATCATGGCATCGATATCCGCTCTGGCCGAAAACAGCTCAACGATTTCGCTGTCGCCAAAAAGGCCGGAGAGAAACGGATGTTCGAAGGGGGAAAGGCTCATCTCAGGTTACGGCTCCGCTCAGATATCAAAAAACACGGTTTCGCCCTCGCCCTGAAGGCGGATATCGAAACGATAGATGTTTCCTTCCTCCTTTTTGGCGACAAGGGTGGCGATGCGGCTTTTCTGCTCGACGCGGGCAAGGACCGGATCGGCGGCATTGGCCTCCTGCTCCTCGGGAAAATACATGCGGGTTTGCAGGCCGATATTGATACCGCGCGCCACGATCCAGAAAGTGATGTGCGGCGCCATCCACCGGCCGTCGCGGAAGGGCACCTTGCCGGGCTTGATGGTGTCGAATATGAATTCGCCGGTATCCATGTCGCCGGGCGAGCGGCCCCAGCCGGTGAAATTCGGATCCGCCTTGCCGCGTGTTTCGCTGGGGCTGTTGTAATAACCGTCCGTATCCGCCTGCCAGATTTCGATCAGGGCGTCTTTCAGCGGCATGCCAGCGCCGTCGTAGACCGTGCCACGCACGCTTATGCGTTCGCCGCGAGCCTTGTCGTTATAGAGCGCGCCGGAGCCCAGGTCCTTTTCGAACACGCCCTCGATGCCAACGAAATTGGGGGTGCAGCCGATATGGACATATGGACCTGCCGTCTGCGACGCTGATTCCTTGAGATAACCGAGCGGCTGGACCATGATCAGTTGCCTTCCTTGCGATTTTCGAAAAACGTGGAGCGGCGGCCGCGAAGCACGATGTCGAACTTGTATGCCAGCATGTCCATGGGAATGTTTGAATTCATATCCAGCGGCGCGATCAGCCGCTTGATCGCATCCTCGTCCGGGATGGTTTTGACGATCGGACATTTCCAGATCAGCGGATCGCCTTCGAAATACATCTGGGTTATCAGCCGCTGGGCAAAACCGTGGCCGAAGACCGAGAAGTGGATATGGGCAGGCCGCCAGTCGTTGACGCCGTTCGGCCAGGGGTAAGCGCCAGGCTGGATGGTCTTGAACCAGTAATAACCGTTCTCATCCGTGATCGTGCGGCCGACGCCGCCAAAATTCGGATCGATGGCGGCGAGATAGGTTTCCTTCTTGTGGCGATACCGCCCGCCGGCATTGGCCTGCCAGAATTCCACGAGCGCACCGTCCACGCCGCGGCCGCGCTCGTCCAGCACCCGGCCGTGGACCAGAATACGCGGGCCAATCGGCATTTCGCCAGGGCGGGCATAATTGAGGATCAGGTCGTTATCCAGCTCGTTCAGCAGGCTGTGGCCGAAAACCGGCCCGGTGATCTCGCTTTTGGTGCCTTCCAGCGAAATCAGGGCGCGCTGCGGAGAACGCAGGACAGAGGTCTTGTACCAGGGAGCATAGGCTAGCGGATGAATGTCGCGGTCGCGTGCGAAGAACGGCCCGGTTTCGGGCTTTGTATTACTCATTTCGTCTCCTCCTCGTCGCGGGAAGTATCGGCTTTCATGCCGGCCAGAGCAAGCTTGGCGGTCTTGAAAGCGTGGTTGGCGGCGGGAACGCCGGCATAGATTGCGACATGCAGCAGCGCTTCGCGAATATCCGCTTCGGTGGCGCCGGTATTGGCGGTGGCGCGCACATGCATGGCAAGTTCCTCGTCCTGACCGAGTGCGGCAAGCAAGGCGATGGTGACAATCGAGCGCTCGCGCTTCGTCCAGTGGTTACCGGACCACACCGTGCCCCAGGCCGCTTCGGTGATGAGCTGCTGAAACGGCTGATCGAACCCCGTCGTCACCGTCTGCGCGCGGTCAACATGCGCGTCACCGAGCACGGCGCGGCGCGTTTTCATGCCCTGCTCAAATCTCTCGTTCTTGTCGATATTGTCCGCCATCTGTCAGTGCTCCGGCAAGGTCTTCAGAAAATCACCGACCGCCTGCGCATAGGCGAGCGGTTGTTCAAGGCAAGGAATGTGGCCGCAGCGTGCAATGGTGGCGAGACGGCTTGCGGGAATGAGGTCCGCCAGCGATTGCACCAGTGCTGGCGGTGTCGACCCGTCTTCATCGCCCGCCACGCAGAGCGTCGGAACAGCGATGCGGCCCGCTTCGTGAGTGAAATCGGCATCGCGTATGGCGGCGCAGGTGCCGCTGTAACCGGCATCCGGCTGTTGGGAAAGCATGTTGCGTGCACCCGCATAAACCACGTTGTCCGGCTGGCGAAAGGCTGGTGTGAACCAGCGCTCCATCACCGGATCGATCAGCGAGGCAAGGCCGTCAGCGGCGATCTTGTCGATGCGCGCGTTCCACATCTCGGCGGTGCCGATCCTGTGGGCGGTATTGCTGAGCACAAGGGCACGCACGAGATCGGGACGCCGCGCATAAAGTCCCTGTGCAACCAGTCCACCGACCGACAGACCCCAGATGACCGCATTGTTGACGGAAAGATGATCGAGGATGGCAATCAGGTCGTCCGCGTGATCGTCTATCGAATAGGCAGGGCGGCCGATATCGGACAGGCCATGGCCACGTTTGTCGTGCAGGACGAAAGCATATTTGTCGCCAAGTTCCGCAATCACCGCATGCCAGATACGGAAATCGGTGCCAAGCGAATTGATAAAGGCGATGACCGGCTTGCCGCTTTCCAGTTCGTGCGCACGATAATGGATCGCGTTTTCGCCACAGCGCAGAAAATGCATGATGTACGTCCTCCTGTTGACGATATTGCAAGCACGTTCCGGTTAAGTAAAATGACATTATCGGTGAAAAATATAACCAATGGATTATATGTTCGATGGTCGAGCAGCGTATAAAGTTCCGGCATCTTCAGACCTTCGTGGAGGTGGCGCGCCAGAAAAGCGTCATTCGTGCGGCGGAAATCCTGCATGTCAGCCAGCCGGCGGTAACGAAAACCATCCGCGAACTCGAGGAGATTCTGGGCGTCTCGCTGTTCGACCGCGAGGGGCGCGGCATCCGCATCAGCCGCTATGGCGAGGTGTTCCTGCGCCATGCCGGGGCGACGATGACGGCACTTCGCCATGCGGTCGATTCCGTCTCGCAGGAGGCGGCGCGTGCCGGCCCGCCGGTTCGCGTCGGTGCCTTGCCGACCGTATCGGTGAGGATCATGCCGAAAGCCATGGCGGGATTTCTTTCGGAAAAAACCGGCAGCCCGGTCAAGATCGTCACCGGTGACAATGCCGTTCTTCTGGAGCAATTGCGCGTCGGCGATCTGGATCTCGTCGTCGGGCGCCTGGCTGCGCCGGAAAAGATGGCGGGCTTTTCCTTCGAGCATCTCTATTCCGAAAAGGTGCGGTTCGTCGTGCGCGCCGGCCATCCGCTGCTGTCGCCGGGCATTTCGGTTTTCGATCACCTGCACGAGTTCCCGGTATTGATCCCCACCCGCCAGTCGGTAATCGGTCCCATCGTCGAGCAGTTCCTGATCGCCAATGGGGTGCCGGCCTTGCCGATCCGCATCGAAACGGTATCGGATGCGTTTGGTCGCGCGTTCCTGCGCACCAGTGATGCCGTCTGGATCATTTCGGAAGGCGTGGTCGCAGGCGATGTGGCGGATGGAACTCTGGCGATCCTGCCGGTCGATACCGGCGATACCAGCGGTCCGGTCGGCTTGACGGTGCGGGCCGATACGCAGCCCTCACTGCCGCTGTCGCTACTGATACAGGCCATTCGCGAAGCTGCGCGCGAACTGCTCGACCCGAAGCCCGAAACTGTTTCCTAATAGGGAAGCCCGACATAGTTTTCCGCAAGCGCCGTGGAGGCCGCGCGGGAATTCACGAGGTAATCCAGCTCCGCTTCCTGGATGCGCTGGCCAAATTCGCCGGTATCGGGAAAGCGGTGCATCATTGTCGTCATCCACCAGGAAAAGCGCACGGCCTTCCAGACGCGAGATAGCGCTTTCTGCGAATAGGAATCGATGCCCGCTTCCGACCCTTCACGATAAAATTCGATGAGCGCCTCGCTGAGATAATGCACGTCGCTGGCAGCAAGGTTGAGGCCCTTGGCGCCGGTCGGCGGCACGATGTGGGCGGCGTCGCCCGCCAGAAACAACCGCCCGAAGCGCATCGGTTCGCACACGAAGGACCGAAGCGGTGCAATGGATTTTTCAAACGACGGTCCGGTCACCAGGGCATCGGCGTGGTTTTCCGGCAGGCGGCGGCGGATTTCATCCCAGAAGCGCTCATCGCTCCAGTCCTCCGTCCGGTCTTCCAGCGAACATTGCAGGTAATAGCGGCTGCGCGTGTGCGAGCGCATCGAACAGAGCGCAAAACCACTGGGATGGTTGGCATAGATGAGTTCGTGGCTGACGGGTGGCACTTCGGCCAGAATACCGAGCCAGCCGAAGGGGTATATTTTTTCGAATTCCTTGATCGAGCGCTCAGGCACGGATTTGCGGCTGATGCCGTGAAACCCATCGCATCCGGCAATAAAATCACAATCGATCCGGTGGCTTACGCCGTCTTTCTCATAGGTGACATAGGGGCTGGTACCATCGAAATCATGCGGCTCCACATTCGAGGCTTCATAGATTGTGGTGAGCCCCGCTTTTTCGCGGGCATACATCAGGTCGTGCGTCACCTCCGTCTGACCGTAGACCATTACACGTTTGCCGCCGGTCAGATCGAAGAGGTCGATACGGTGATCGCGCCCGTCAAAGGTCAGCGAGAAACCGTCATGCGGCAGACCTTCCTTGTGCAGGCGTTTGTCGGCGCCAACCTTTTCCAGAAGGTGCACTGTGCCTTCTTCCAGCACCCCGGCGCGGACCCGACCGAGGATGTAGTCCTTGCCGGCCCGGTCGAGAATGACGGTATCGATGCCTTCATTGGCAAGCAGCTGACCAAGCAGCAGACCCGAAGGGCCGGAGCCGATGATGGCGACCTTGGTGCGCATTATTTTCCTCCCGGAATTGTCTCCTGTCAGGAAATTGACCAAAGCGCGCGACAAGCTCAATGGACTTTCTGATCCGTAAATTGCACAATTCGACCATGATGCGGGGAGCTGGGGGTGACATGCGGGTTGCGGCGAATGAAGGCCTATATGGCGAGGAGACAGCGCAAGGAACCGCTTTCCGCTTTCATTGCGAGACGCTTTTTTCCAGAAGCAGCCTGCATCGCTTTGAAATCGGCCTGCACCGGCATGCCGCGTTCCTGCAAATCTTGTACATTTGGGGCGGCGAGGGCGATGCATTGCTGGATGGCCGCACCGAGGCTATCCTCCCACCGGTCGCCATTGTCGTGCCGCCGGGTTTCGAACACGGCTTTCGTTTTTCGCGCGATATTGGCGGGGTGATCGTCACCGTGCTGCCCGGCGCGCTTGCCGCATCCGTACAGGCGCTGCTGCTGCGGAATTTCCAGCAGCCCGTGTTGTTGCCGTTGCAGGATTTCTCCGAGGGCGAGCGATTGCGCAGGGATTTCGAACATATCTCCGCGGAGTATGAAAGCCACGAGATAGGCCGGGAGGCCATGATCGAAGGTCAGCTTGCCTCCGTGGCTGCACTTCTTGCACGAGCGGCGCGGCCTCTACTGGAGAGAACCGGGGAAGGTCCTGCGGAACAGCGCTTCGAACTCCTGCTGTCACTGATCGCCCGACATATTCGCGAGCCGCGCAAGGCGGCGTTTTATGCGCAGAAGCTCGGCCTTTCCGAGACCCATCTCAACCGTCTCGTCCGTTCCGTTTCCGGGCTCAGCCTGCAACGGCTTGTCGCCAGGCGACAGATCGAGATCGCCCAGCAGGAACTGATCTTCACCGTATCGACCGTGCAGATGATTGCGGAAGATCTCGGTTTTGCCGACCCGGCCTATTTCAACCGCTTCTTCAAGCGGGAAACAGGCATGACACCGCGGGCATGGCGATTGGCTGAACGGCGGAAAATGGGAGATGACGGCGCGGCTTCGGCCTGACCTCAGGCAAGCATTCTTCCCAGTTCACGCTGAACGGAAAGCAGTGCCGGCAGATAACGCTCCACCAGATCGTCCATCGACGCTACCGAGGCGGCAAGCCCGACATTGAGTGCTGCGACCGTCTGCCCGCGCACGGTTTTCACCGGCACGGCAATGGAGCGAAGGCCGATCTCCACCTCCTGATCGATCAGGGCATAACCACGATTGCGGGTCGCCTCGAGTTCGTCGAGCAGGGCGTCGATACCGGTCATCGTCTTCTCCGTCCGTGCCACCAGCCGCGAGTGTTCCAGGATCTCGCGCTGCCGTTCCGGTGTAAGGGCTGAGAGGAGAACGCGGCCCATGGACGTGCAATAGGCGGGCAGGCGCGAGCCGGGCATGAGGGCGATGGACATGACCCGCTGCTGGGCGGCGCGCGCCACGTAGACGATTTCGGTATCGTCCAGAATGGAGACTGATGTGCTGTGGCCGATCTCTTCCGAAAGACGGTCGAGAAGGGGCTGGACGATGCGCGGCAGCGGCATGGTGGCAAGACAGCCGGTTCCAAGCCGCAGAACCTTGGGCGTCACAGTGAAGAACTTGCCGTCATAGGCGGCGTAACCCATTTCCGACAGTGTCAGCAGACAGCGCCGCGTGGTGGCGCGGTCAAGGCCTGCGATGTCAGCGGCATCTGATATGGACAGGCGTGGACGCTCGGCACTGAACGCCTCGATCACCTTCAGCCCCTTGGCGAGACCGCCCATCATATCTCTTTCATTGACGGCCATGTCACGCTCCATTTGTGCGATATACGAACAAAAATCATATAACGCACAAAATTGTTGCCGTCGAGGCGGATTCGGATTTAGCTCTGCGCCAAGCAGCCTTGCGAGTTCCCATTGCTGGGCTGGATGGAGGATTGATATGGACAAGACAATCAAAAGCGCGGCTGATGCCATTTCCGGTATTGGCAACGGCGCGACGGTGATGATCGGCGGTTTTGGTGGCTCCGGCGCGCCCATCGAGCTGATCCACGCCCTGATCGACAAGGGACCGAAAAACCTGACGGTCATCAACAACAACGCCGGCAATGGCCGTATCGGCATTGCCGCAATGATCGATGCGGGCATGGTCAAGAAGATGATCTGCTCGTTTCCGCGCTCTTCCGATCCGCGCGCTTTCACCGACAGATATCTGGCCGGCGAAATCGAGCTGGAACTTGTGCCGCAGGGCACGCTTGCCGAGCGTATCCGTGCCGGTGGCGCCGGCATTCCGGCATTCTACACCCCGACTGCCTTTGGCACGGAGCTTGCCAATGGCAAGCCGATCGCCGAATTCGACGGCCGGTCGTATGTTCAGGAACGCTGGCTGAAGGCGGATTTCGCCATCGTCAAGGCTGAGCTTGGCGATACCTACGGCAATCTCACCTACAACAAGGCGGGGCGCAATTTTAACCCGCTGATGTGCATGGCGGCAGCCACCACCATCGCCCAGGTCTCGAAGATCGTCGCTGCCGGCGAGATCGACCCCGAGCATGTCGTCACGCCAGGCATTTTCGTCAACGGCGTCGTGGAAATCGCCAATCCGCAACAGGAAGAAATTCTCATTCGCGCGGGAGTAGCCTACGCATGACCCAGCCAATCAACACTCGCGACGATATCAAGCTTTCCAACGCCCAGATCGCCTGGCGCGCGGCGCAGGACATCGAGGATGGCGCTTACGTCAATCTCGGTATCGGTTTTCCCGAAATGGTCGCCCGTTACCAGCCGCCCGGCCGTCAGGCTATCTTCCACACCGAAAACGGCATCCTGAATTTCGGCGAAGCGCCGCCGGAAGGTGAAGAGGACTGGAACCTCATCAATGCTGGCAAGAAGGCCGTGACGCTGAAGCCGGGTGCCTCCTTCTTCCACCATGCCGACAGCTTCGCCATGGTGCGCGGCGGGCATCTGGATGTGGCGATCCTCGGCGCCTATCAAGTGGCGCAGAATGGTGATCTCGCCAATTGGCGCGTTGGCTCCAAGGGCGTGCCCGCCGTTGGCGGCGCCATGGATCTGGTGCATGGCGCCAAGCAGGTTTTCGTCATCACCGAACATGTGACGAAGAACGGCGAGCCGAAGCTTGTCGAAAAATGCGCCTTTCCGCTGACCGGCGTCGGCTGCATCACCCGCATCTACACCAGCCATGCGGTGATTGACGTCGTGGATGGCCGTTTCGTTTTGCGCGAACAGCTGGCGGCGATGAGCTTCGATGAATTGCAGGCCATGACCGGCGCGCCTCTCCATGTCGATGGCGAAGTCGCCGATCTTGTCGCCCCGGAACTTTGAGGAACAACCGATGACCGATGCATTCATCTGCGACTATATCCGCACACCGATCGGCCGTTTCGGCGGTGCATTGTCTTCAGTGCGGGCTGACGATCTCGGTGCTGTGCCCTTGCGGGCGCTTGTCGAGCGTAACCCGTCCGTGGATTGGGAAGCCGTTGAGGACGTGATCTTTGGCTGCGCTAACCAGGCGGGCGAAGATAACCGCAATGTTGCCCGCATGTCGCTGCTGCTGGCCGGCCTGCCGGTTTCGGTGACCGGAACCACGATCAACCGGTTGTGCGGTTCGGGCATGGACGCTGTCATCGCCGCTGCCCGTGCCGTCAAATCCGGCGAGGCGGAATTGATGATCGCAGGCGGCGTGGAAAGCATGAGCCGCGCGCCCTTCGTGCTGCCCAAGGCCGAAAGCGCCTTTTCACGCAACGCCGAAATCTACGACACGACCATCGGCTGGCGTTTCGTCAACCCGCTGATGAAGGCGCAATATGGCGTCGATTCCATGCCGGAGACCGGTGATAACGTCGCCGTCGATTATCAGGTCTCCCGCGAAGATCAGGACGCCTTTGCCGTTCGCAGCCAGCAAAAGGCAGCCAACGCGCTGGCCAATGGCCGCCTAGATAAGGAAATCGTCTCGGTCACGATCCCGCAGCGCAAGGGCGATCCGCTGGTGGTGTCTAAAGACGAACATCCGCGCGCGACGAGCCTTGAAGCTCTTGCAAAGCTGAAGCCTGTCAACAAGCGCGACGGCGCGACAGTGACGGCGGGCAATGCATCCGGCGTCAATGACGGTGCGGCGGCCCTCATCATCGCTTCGGCTGAAGCCGCAAAGAAATACGGCCTGACGCCGATTGCCCGCATTCTCGGCGGAGCAACTGCCGGCGTTCCGCCGCGCGTCATGGGCATCGGCCCTGCGCCTGCCTCAGCCAAGCTTCTGGCGCGTCTCGGCCTGAAACAGGAAGAGCTTGACGTGATCGAGCTGAACGAAGCCTTCGCTAGCCAGGGTCTCGCAACGCTTCGCCAGCTCGGCATTGCCGATGACGATGCGCGGGTGAATGCAAATGGCGGCGCGATTGCGCTTGGGCATCCGCTTGGGATGTCCGGTGCGCGCATTGCCGGCACCGCAGCACTCGAGCTTTCTCTGACCGGCAAGCGTTATGCGCTTTCGACCATGTGCATCGGCGTCGGGCAGGGCATTGCCGTGGCGCTCGATCGGGTCTGACGGGACCGCGGCATTCGGTTCTGTTGAACGGTCCGGATGCCGCTGCCGCCGTGTCTTCACCTATGTCGGCAGGTGCTCAGGAACTCCACGCATGATTTTCTCGCGGTGGTGCATTCCAACTCCCCTCATTCCTGTGCTTGTCACAGGAATCCAGCCGACGCGCGTCTGCGCGGCGGAGGGAGCCTTTTCGGCCCAAGGATTTGGGCTGGCTGGATCTCTGTGACAAGCACTAAGATGAGGGACGTGGAAAAGCAGGCCTCGCACCAGACACCCCAGCCATCAATATTTATGCCGCGTGCTATGGCACCCCTCGCCGAAATCTCGGTTTGCGTTGGATTCTATCATGATCCGTGACATGTTTTGCGGGGTATGACAGGATTCTTTCCGTGTAAGGGGTGTCTTCATGAAGCGTCCGACAATCACAGATGTTGCAAACGCCGCCGGCGTCAGCGTTGCGACTGTCGACAGGGTATTGAATGGTCGCCTGCCGGTGCGGGAGGAAACCTCGCGGCGGGTGTTCGAGGCGGCGGAAAAGATCGGTTTCCATGCCACCAACATCATCCGCCAGCGCATGCTGGCCGATCTGCCGTCCTATAATCTCGGAATCATTCTGCGGAAAGAACGGCACTCCTTTTACCAGGCATTTGCCGATGAGCTGGAGCTTGCGGCGCGTAACGTGAGGGATCGCCATCTGAACCTGCGCATCGAATTTGCGCAATCGGGCGAGCCGAGCGAGCTTGCGGCCCTTCTGACGGCCATGAAAGGTCGGGTGCAGGCCGTTGCGGCCACCGGGCCTGACCATCATGACGTTACGGCGGCCGTTGAGGCGCTGAAGGCGAAGGGTATTCCCACCTTTTCGCTGCTTTCCGATTTCGCGCAGGGTGTGCGGGAGGCCTATCTTGGCGCGAATAACATGAAGGTCGGGCGCACTGCGGCCTGGATGATCTCGCGGCTGGCGCGCAGCAAGGGCAAGGTGCTGCTATTGCTCGGTGGCCACCGTTTTCACGGTCATTCGCTGCGGGAAACCGGCTTTCGCAGCTATATCAGGGAATATGCGCCGGAATTCGAGGTGATGGACGCGCTGATCACGTTGGAAACGCGGCGGCTGACCTACGAGCTTGTCATGGACACCATCGCCAAACACCAAGATCTCGTCGGCATCTATTGCATCGGCGGCGGCATGGAAGGTGTGATCGAGGCCTTGCAGCAGGAGAACCGCCAGGAAACCATCGTCTGCCTCGTCAACGAGTTGACGCCGGAATCCCGTCAGGCGCTGCTTGAGCGGCGTATTACCGGCGTGTTCCAGACACCGCTTCGCGAACTATGCACGGACCTCGTTGCCACGATGGTTCACACCATCGAACACGGCATGGCGGAAACGCCGGGACAGAGATTTGTGCCCGCTCATCTATGGGTTCCTGAGAGCCTTTGATCGTTTGATAGATTCTATCATAAATGCCGCGTCTATTTCTATCAGCCATGATGGTTTTGCCCGCCGAAGACGCGTTGACGCCGGCCCCGGACTAGGATCATGTTGCCGGCATGTGGAGCGGGCAGGAGGCTGATCCACGACAATAACGATGTTTCAAGGTTGCCAAACGCCGCAGATTTCCATCTTCGGCGACGGGTATCCTTTTGCCGGCGATCGGCTGTGGCGCGATGCACTTGCGGCTGTGCAACCGGTTTCTTTTCAAGAGTTTCGGAGGAGGATGACATGAAAAGACATTTTGCGATTGCGGCTCTGGCCACCATGCTGGCGACCACGGCTTCGGCTCAGACCATCGGCGTTTCGATGGCCCTGTTCGACGACAATTTTCTGACCGTGCTGCGTAACGGCATGATCGACTATTCGAAGGGCATGAACGGTGTCTCGCTGCAGATCGAGGACGCCCAGAACGATGTCGGCAAACAATTGAGCCAGGTGCAGAACTTTGTCGCGGCAGGCGTCGACGCCATCATCGTCAATCCCGTCGATACGGATGCGACGGTGGCGCTTTCGCAGGCGGCTGCCGCAGCCGGCATTCCGCTTGTCTACGTCAACCGCCAGCCGGTCAATCTCGACAACCTGCCGGACAAGCAGGCCTTCGTCGCTTCCGATGAAAAACAGTCGGGAACCTTGCAGACGCAGGAAGTCTGCCGGCTTCTGAAGGCTGCCGGCAAGACGGAAGCCAAGGCCGTGGTGATGATGGGCGAGCTCTCCAACCAGGCAGCGCGCATGCGGACTGAGGACATCAAGGAGGTCGTCGCCACTCCGGATTGCAGCTTCATCAAGCTCGTTGAGGAGCAATCAGCCAACTGGTCGCGCACGCAGGGGTCGGACCTGATGACCAACTGGCTCTCGGCTGGCGTTGAGTTCGATGCGGTGATTTCCAACAATGACGAGATGGCGATAGGCGCGATCCAGTCGCTGAAGGCGACCGGCCGGCCGATGGACGGCGTCATCATCGCGGGCATCGACGCGACCCAGGATGCACTTGCCGCGATGGCGGCGGGCGAACTGGATGTCAGTGTTTTCCAGAATGCCGCCGGCCAGGGCAAGGGCGCGGTGGATGCCGCGCTGAAACTCGCCAAGGGCGAGACGATCGACAAGAAGGTCTTCGTGCCCTTCGAACTCGTCACGCCCGCCAACCTCAAGGATTATCAGGCGAAGAACTGACTTCGGCATTCACTGGGAAAGCCAGGAATAAACCAAGGGGCCGCTCATGGACAAGCAGGCCCAAGGCCGCGGTCTCTTCTCCCGGACCGCGGCCTAACCTGTCCGCAACGACCTCAACAGATACCGACGACAAGGAAGCGTAAATGCGCATCGCCATCGACCCGTTCATGCACCGCCATCTCAGCCTCGAAGCCCTTCCCGCCAAAGTTAGGGAGCTCGGCTACGACTGGATCGAGCTCAGCCCGCGCGCCGATTTCCTCGAATGGTTCAAGGCGCCACGCGTGTTTCCCGAAAGAATCCGCTCGTTCAAGAAGGCGCTGGCGGCCGAAAACGTCAAGATTGCCTCGCTGCTGCCGATGTATCGCTGGGCCTCCAATGACGAGACCGAGCGGCAGGCGGCAGTGAAGCACTGGAAACGCGCCATCGAGATCGCCGTCGAACTGGAGGTCGATACGATGAACTCGGAATTCGGACGGGGTCCACACCCCGACAAGGGTTCATGCTATTGCTGCCATACCGGCTCGATGATCGAAGCCTGCGAGGACGCCTGGTGGCGCTCGATGGAAGAGCTTGTGCCGATCTTTGAACGTGAGGGCATCCAGCTCAATGTCGAACCGCATCCGGAAGACTGGTGCGAGACGCTGCAGCCAGCGCTCGACATCATCCGCACCGTCAATTCGAAGAATGTGAAGTTTCTCTATTGCGCCCCGCACACCTTCTATTTCGGCGACGACACCAAGGCGATGCTGCGCGAGGC from Agrobacterium tumefaciens carries:
- the pcaQ gene encoding pca operon transcription factor PcaQ codes for the protein MVEQRIKFRHLQTFVEVARQKSVIRAAEILHVSQPAVTKTIRELEEILGVSLFDREGRGIRISRYGEVFLRHAGATMTALRHAVDSVSQEAARAGPPVRVGALPTVSVRIMPKAMAGFLSEKTGSPVKIVTGDNAVLLEQLRVGDLDLVVGRLAAPEKMAGFSFEHLYSEKVRFVVRAGHPLLSPGISVFDHLHEFPVLIPTRQSVIGPIVEQFLIANGVPALPIRIETVSDAFGRAFLRTSDAVWIISEGVVAGDVADGTLAILPVDTGDTSGPVGLTVRADTQPSLPLSLLIQAIREAARELLDPKPETVS
- the pcaH gene encoding protocatechuate 3,4-dioxygenase subunit beta; this translates as MSNTKPETGPFFARDRDIHPLAYAPWYKTSVLRSPQRALISLEGTKSEITGPVFGHSLLNELDNDLILNYARPGEMPIGPRILVHGRVLDERGRGVDGALVEFWQANAGGRYRHKKETYLAAIDPNFGGVGRTITDENGYYWFKTIQPGAYPWPNGVNDWRPAHIHFSVFGHGFAQRLITQMYFEGDPLIWKCPIVKTIPDEDAIKRLIAPLDMNSNIPMDMLAYKFDIVLRGRRSTFFENRKEGN
- the pcaD gene encoding 3-oxoadipate enol-lactonase codes for the protein MHFLRCGENAIHYRAHELESGKPVIAFINSLGTDFRIWHAVIAELGDKYAFVLHDKRGHGLSDIGRPAYSIDDHADDLIAILDHLSVNNAVIWGLSVGGLVAQGLYARRPDLVRALVLSNTAHRIGTAEMWNARIDKIAADGLASLIDPVMERWFTPAFRQPDNVVYAGARNMLSQQPDAGYSGTCAAIRDADFTHEAGRIAVPTLCVAGDEDGSTPPALVQSLADLIPASRLATIARCGHIPCLEQPLAYAQAVGDFLKTLPEH
- the pcaC gene encoding 4-carboxymuconolactone decarboxylase — its product is MADNIDKNERFEQGMKTRRAVLGDAHVDRAQTVTTGFDQPFQQLITEAAWGTVWSGNHWTKRERSIVTIALLAALGQDEELAMHVRATANTGATEADIREALLHVAIYAGVPAANHAFKTAKLALAGMKADTSRDEEETK
- a CDS encoding 3-carboxy-cis,cis-muconate cycloisomerase translates to MSLSPFEHPFLSGLFGDSEIVELFSARADIDAMIRFETALAQAQAGAGVIEADAADAIVSRLSDFAADTTALRHGVAKDGVVVPELVRQMRAAVAGTAAEKLHFGATSQDVIDTSLMLRLKAAAEIIAARLGRLIDTLGDIAARDGSNPLTGYTRMQAAIAITVGDRVASWIDPLERHLVRIDTFLQHGFAVQFGGAAGTLEKLGDNAGTVRADLAKRLGLSDRPQWHSQRDGIAELANLLSLVTGTLGKFGQDIALLAEVGAEIRMSGGGGSSAMPHKQNPVNAETLVTLARFNAVQISALHQSLVHEQERSGAGWMLEWLSLPQMVTATGSSLLIAERLAGQIDRLGASEE
- the pcaG gene encoding protocatechuate 3,4-dioxygenase subunit alpha produces the protein MVQPLGYLKESASQTAGPYVHIGCTPNFVGIEGVFEKDLGSGALYNDKARGERISVRGTVYDGAGMPLKDALIEIWQADTDGYYNSPSETRGKADPNFTGWGRSPGDMDTGEFIFDTIKPGKVPFRDGRWMAPHITFWIVARGINIGLQTRMYFPEEQEANAADPVLARVEQKSRIATLVAKKEEGNIYRFDIRLQGEGETVFFDI